The following are from one region of the Nicotiana tomentosiformis chromosome 7, ASM39032v3, whole genome shotgun sequence genome:
- the LOC138895331 gene encoding uncharacterized protein yields MGANPKEDPQDFIDEMHKTLPVMRATKTEGVESAAYRLKRVAYSWFGQWEDSREEGSSPAWWSEFADTFMDHFLPTEIWEARVAEFENLKQGSKNVWEYHMEFTHLSKFVILMLPTMAAKVHQFVQGLSPLVINEVATAALNADMNYGKMVAFSPATENHKLKNRMEREGNSKARSASNFGESFGGRRSAFRGGASGSSLYFAQSSTSAPPAGPSL; encoded by the coding sequence ATGGGTGCTAATCCTaaggaggacccacaggacttcattgatgagatgcataagactctcccaGTTATGCGCGCTActaagacggagggagtggagtcgGCCGCCTACCGCCTAAaaagggtggcctattcttggtttgggcagtgggaggactctcgggaggaggggagctcTCCAGCatggtggagtgagtttgctgacaCTTTCATGGACCATTTCTTGCCGACCGAGATTTGGGAAGCCCGTGTcgcagagtttgagaaccttaagCAAGGTAGTaagaatgtgtgggagtatcacatggagttcacaCATCTGTCTAAATTTGTcattctcatgttgcctactatggcaGCTAAAGTGCAccagtttgtgcagggccttagccccttggttatcaatgaggtcgctacagctgccttgaatgcagatatgaactatgggaagatggtagccTTTTCTCCAGCTACAGAGAACCATAAGTTgaagaacagaatggagcgagagggtaacaGCAAAGCCCGGTCCGCgagcaactttggggagtcatttggtgggagAAGATCAGCCTTTAGGGGAGGGGCATCAGGGTCATCCCTGTATTTTGCTCAGTCTTCAACCAGTGCACCACCAGCAGGGCCTAGTCTATAG
- the LOC138895332 gene encoding uncharacterized protein has product MHLEICYMDLPLCYGYGMRGHIQRECHLSCQGAGRGTLQPSSSTAVISSAPPTTRGTPASAGRGAARGGEQSSEGPSRFYSMSGRQSAETSLDVVTCILIVQSHDVYALINPGSTLSYVTLYVAIEFGIESEQLHEPFSVSTPVGEFILAARVYWGCVVTVCGRDTVVDLIELGMVDFDVIMGMNWLYSCFAKLDCQTRTVRFGFPN; this is encoded by the coding sequence ATGCACTTGGAAatctgctacatggacctacctTTATGTTACGGGTATGgaatgaggggtcatattcagagggagtgtcattTATCCTGCCaaggtgcgggcaggggcacatTACAGCCATCCAGTTCTACAGCTGTTATATCTTCAGCACCCCCTACAACTCGAGGCACTCCAGCCtcagcagggcgtggtgcagctaggggtggcgaACAGAGTTCAGAaggacccagccgtttctattctatgagtggtcgccagagtgcagagacttctctagatgttgtcacatgtatattgattgtccaatctcatgatgtatatgctcttattaatCCCGGTTCCACCTTATCCTATGTTACCCTTTATGTTGCTATAgaatttgggatagaatcggaacaacttcatgagccgttctctgtatctactccagttggtgaatttattttggccgcgcgggtatattggggttgtgttgtcacAGTATGTGGTCGAGACACCGTtgtcgatctcattgaattggggatggtcgattttgatgtaattatggggatGAATTGGCTTtactcatgttttgccaagctcgattgccaaactagaactgtgaggtttggaTTTCCAAATtag